One segment of Triticum aestivum cultivar Chinese Spring chromosome 2A, IWGSC CS RefSeq v2.1, whole genome shotgun sequence DNA contains the following:
- the LOC123188168 gene encoding LOB domain-containing protein 37, which translates to MRGSERAAVSASTSGMSCNGCRVLRKGCNDACVLRPCLLWIEAADAQGHATLFAAKFFGRAGLMSFLTAVPEQQRPAVFQSLLYEAAGRTINPVSGAVGLLWAGSWHLCEAAVQTVLRGGAIRPLPELAGGVPEGGVGGSDLFASSSRRAVVGCSTYSAAKRVTPRKTWAPEAASQHQEPPCDLGLFLTPGSAAAAEGERRVRRAGTPSMSSDGSVTTSAGAGEKEPELLNLFV; encoded by the exons ATGAGAGGGAGTGAGCGGGCGGCGGTGTCAGCGTCAACGTCGGGGATGAGCTGCAACGGCTGCCGCGTGCTGCGCAAGGGCTGCAACGACGCCTGCGTGCTGCGCCCCTGCCTGCTCTGGATCGAGGCCGCCGACGCGCAGGGCCACGCCACCCTCTTCGCCGCCAAGTTCTTCGGCCGCGCCGGCCTCATGTCCTTCCTCACCGCTGTCCCCGAGCAGCAGCGCCCAG CCGTGTTCCAGTCGCTGCTgtacgaggcggcggggcggacgaTCAACCCGGTGAGCGGCGCGGTGGGGCTGCTCTGGGCGGGGAGCTGGCACCTCTGCGAGGCGGCGGTCCAGACCGTGCTCCGGGGCGGCGCCATCCGCCCGCTGCCGGAGCTCGCGGGCGGCGTCCCGGAAGGCGGCGTCGGTGGCAGCGATCTGTTCGCCTCCTCTTCCAGGCGGGCCGTGGTGGGGTGCTCCACGTATTCGGCGGCGAAGCGGGTAACGCCGAGGAAGACCTGGGCGCCGGAGGCCGCGTCCCAGCACCAGGAGCCCCCGTGCGACCTCGGGCTTTTCCTCACCCCCGGATCGGCCGCCGCGGCGGAGGGGGAGCGACGGGTGAGGCGTGCCGGCACGCCGTCGATGAGCTCCGACGGCTCCGTGACCacgagcgccggcgccggcgagaagGAGCCGGAGCTGCTGAATCTTTTTGTTTAA